From Roseburia hominis, the proteins below share one genomic window:
- a CDS encoding cation transporter, with the protein MKKTYKIEVDCANCANLMEDAARKTNGVQNATVNFMTQKMIVEFDEGKEPKAVMEDVLKACKKVEPDCEIFL; encoded by the coding sequence ATGAAAAAGACTTACAAAATTGAAGTAGACTGTGCAAACTGTGCAAATCTGATGGAGGATGCAGCCCGCAAGACTAACGGCGTGCAGAACGCTACGGTGAATTTCATGACGCAGAAGATGATTGTGGAGTTTGACGAAGGAAAAGAGCCGAAAGCGGTTATGGAGGATGTTCTGAAAGCCTGCAAGAAGGTTGAGCCGGATTGCGAAATTTTCCTTTGA
- a CDS encoding metalloregulator ArsR/SmtB family transcription factor, translated as MIPHHHKEGEEIPAIREQLSNIDDFQTIAEIFKQLGDTTRVRIFFLLCHCEECVINISAMLDMSSPAVSHHLRPLRNSGLIVSRREGKEVYYRAADTPQSRLLHQMIEQVMEIACPK; from the coding sequence ATGATACCGCACCATCATAAAGAAGGAGAAGAAATACCTGCTATAAGGGAACAGCTAAGCAATATTGATGATTTCCAGACAATTGCAGAAATCTTTAAACAGCTTGGAGATACTACCAGAGTCCGTATTTTCTTTCTGCTGTGCCACTGCGAAGAATGCGTGATCAATATTTCCGCTATGCTGGATATGTCCAGCCCTGCAGTATCCCACCATCTCCGGCCGCTACGCAACAGTGGTCTGATCGTCAGCCGCCGGGAGGGGAAAGAGGTCTATTACCGGGCGGCAGATACGCCGCAAAGCCGGCTTCTCCATCAGATGATCGAACAGGTTATGGAGATTGCCTGCCCTAAATAA